In Glycine max cultivar Williams 82 chromosome 15, Glycine_max_v4.0, whole genome shotgun sequence, the DNA window ATATAATTTCTTTGTGAAGATCTTGTTGTCAACCCCAACTTAGTGATCGTGTTCCACACATTTTCTGCCTGTAATTGATTTTGAAGCCTTCTGTTTGTTGGTGAGTGTTCTTTCTGCACTTACTTAATGTCTGGTCCACTTTCATGCTAATATAGTTGCTGATGTTGTTGCTTTAAAACAGTTTGGAGGTTTTGCAGGCTTGAAACATCTTAATTCATAGCATCACTTTCTATATgggcttttattatttttctcttactCCCTTTACGGGAGTAAACGAGCCACGGAGTTAGAGAGCATGCTTTTTGGGATAATGGGCCTTTTGTATTGGGTGAACATGGCTTAGGGGTGGTGTCAATAGTACTGCCCAAGTCCACTAACTCCCTCATCCCCTTGTCACGTGACCTGACTAAGGGTGATTTAAATCTGCATTCTTCTTCAACGTTCTCCTTTCCCTCAACGTTCTTTGTCTCCTCCAGCTTTCCATTTTCGTGAAAGCTCTCCTCATAGGCAGTTTTGACTTTCCCCCTTGTGTCCTCTTCAGGCCCTATTTCTTTCATTCCTTCTCCCTACGCCTCTGTCCCCAATACGCTGCAGCTCTGCATGCATTGTGCGTCAGTCTGCGCAAATTTCAGGTGTGTGGCTGACCTTTGGACAATAGCTTTGTCCGTTGAGTCGATTCTGCTGCTTTGTCCAAACGCCCCACCCGATTGGGCTGCTTGTTTCGCTACCACCACCGGTTCTTGTGCACGATCGGCCGACAGGTGTCGCCCATAGTCGCCGCCACGCTTCAGCCGGTCGTCGTCGCCGGAAACGTCATCGCCGCCTCCTTCGACATCATCTGCTCCTTCATCGTTGTCGATGGTGGTTCGAGCTCCCGAATGGAACTGTGCTAACCCCCTTTCGCTTCTCCCGCCACAAACTGAGTCATCGTTCACCTTGGCTCCCTCCGAGAGCTCGACATCCAGCCCTCGTGTTTCTTCACCCATGCCCCCACCTGTTGCTCTTCTGTCCTCCACGTTATCCTCCATCATGTCCGATACTTTAAGATTGTACCTCCACATGTTCACCTCGCCTTCGTCATCTCCTTCTTCCGATGAGCTAAAGTCGTACTGACGCTTTAGGTGCCACGTATCACCTGGACGCCCACTCTTTTCTGCTACATGCACCAAGAACATTTCCCCCTTTATCCTGACATGCACTGTATGTTGTATCCAAGGTTTCCATGACGTTTTGATCAAGATCCGTGCCACGTCTAGCCTTCTTCGCTCTTCTACTTTATCATCAACGTCCACCACTTCACCGATGCCAGAAACTATATGTTTGATGTGGAGCGTATCCCATGCAACCAAAGGTATTCCCCAGCATTGGAGTCAAGCCAGTCTGAAACCAGGGCGTAATTTTGGATTCCATTTCTCTATCGAATAGAACAAATCAGCCCacccttcatcttcttcatttaGCGTTCCTTCCACTTTTTCTTCTGTGAGACCGAGAAGCAAAATCATATCTCCGTCGATGTACTTTGGAGATATGTTTTGTCCATTATCCCACCATATGTCATCCTCAATGATAGCAAAACCTGCTAGATTTTTCAATCTGCCCACCCAAGCCTCCTTGAGCCATTGTTGAGTAAAACTGGGAAtggttaatataaaaaaatataaagtgggTAAAATTAAAaccagtttatttttttgagtaaAACTAgtgtcaatttatttttctatgggTAAAAtcagtattaatttttttttcttttatcttttataatatcttacattcatttctaaaataattatcttataaggataatacttattttttatgggagcaaaaaacaataattacttAACATattgagtaaaaaaattattttgttagatCCCACTATGGATCCGCCAATGGTGAGAGTGGTGGTGTTGTTTGTAGTAGCAATGGAAAGGACCATTTTCAAATGTAAGAGAGAATGTATTTTTTCTAAGACTAGAAATTAAATCTAcagttaatatttttcttaattttgaaaataaatataaaataatttaaaaatgagttaaaaccaatttcaactcatttttttaacaaatggatttttgttttaaaaattacatttaaaaaccaaaaatgaaaacTGGTAACCACCCAAACAAACCttgattgtttatatttttaaaacaaaacaagattttattaggaatttaattatttttaaacatgtGATATCATATGATATATTAGTGTAATCAAGAGGATCTAataatctaattaattaaataaaatgtatgagttattgtaaatcttttagtatttattttttattcttacacataaaaaaaatattaatataagtaacaatttttttattcgtaaaaattgaagtcaaatattaagagatttagaataattaatgtatattagtcgtctaaatattaatataagtaaCTTGTGTTGCATGCTAAAACAAgggtaacaaaattaaataaattttgttgtcatttattttgaaatgcagCATCATAGTTGGCAAGAAGTACGTTACTGATAAATGAGTGttattattaacatttaaaatcAGATAAATTCTAGGATGAAAcctatagaaaaaacaataaatagtgTTTTAAACTTTGTAACAAGTGATTTAGATGTGACTGTGATGTTTAATAGTTTGTGGATAtatagtaaataatttaaacGGTTAAGGATGTGTGATTATTGACcttttaaacataatttatggattgcattaaaagttttaattttctgAAATGACCTTGtacttaaaatttgtaattgacGTAtttaaaagaggaaaaaaagtcGTTGACCCCTAAAAGGACATGTCCGGAGGCTGTGTGTGGGTTTGCATGGGAAGTTATATTCTGTAGCAAATTGCTCACCTTCACtatattccaaaaaaattattaattttataacataataatttataagcaatattttaaataattaattattaatttctctAATATATATACTCaagttcaaaatattattcatttataattttatttaaaattataaaatattaaaattattacttatgagaaatataattaaaatattagttaaaatatcCTAACAATAAATGAATTTCATATTAATAGTGACATGATTtacatatgattttattttatttttgtattattattattattattttaaatttttgaaaattgtatTCCTGAAAGTGTCTCACCgaatgtaaaaatttatattaaaagtgttaaaaattgtcatttttaaatcactaaaaaatgtatattttttaatatcattaattttattttgtttattttttaataccattaattttatttagataaaaatatcaaattgaactgattttaagaattaaagaactaaacaaaaaaaaggactaaattgagcctaaaacataaattagaggggaaaaaaatactaatttagcctaaaactaaataattttattgagacaaaaatattttcagttgGGATTTCGAAACTGTCCATTTATTGAGACAAAACATCATGTTTCAAATGCATTGCTTGAATTTCGGTTGGGATAGACTTAGATTAATTTTCGATTGGGATACGCAGGaaacccttttcttttttttcttttttactgagAAAAAACCCTTTTTCTATtgtccatatatttttttatatttcttttacatCTGAGAGCAACGAAGTCATTCAATATTTCACTGATAAGACCACACATATAATTTAcatcttttatattaaaaatatactaaaacagataatattaatttaacaaacaataactcttttatatattattttaatattttcttaactttCACAGGTGAACCATTTGTTAACATCTTTACTGTGGCCTTGTTGGTATTCTTATAGTTATCTTGGAGATGACCTTGCAACTAAATTCAATAAACAATAACACCGCAAAATGATAATCTTTCTAGAGACTCATGTATGAGAATACTAACAAGGTTTGAGTTGGTCTAACGATGGGACGTGAAAAAcgattcaaataataataataataataataataataataatagttgaaAATTTTGTACAAACTTAAGTCTCTTTATCAAAATGTCTTTTGTGTTGTGTGCTTacaattaataaattgtttatGTAAACTCAATAGAAATCACAAGCAGCCCGGGATTCGCCGCAGTCGGGGGACAGATCAGAAGTACCCTTTCAactttataactatttttttgttttccaattattattaataataaagtttaatcattaatttaatctttaaatttttaaaagatttaatttgattctaaattttaaaaaatatatatcattcaGGTCGCTTATGTCAAAGTGAGCTTATGCCGTTATGAGGTAAAACGTGACAGTTTTCCTCTATAATAAGTGACAATTTTAAcggataatatatttattattattttaaaattcaaaaataaaataaaaagatacatttataatttcttttttattgaaataaatctatataacatgaaattttttttaaaaaaataagatttttaaccattaatatatttatttaacacacaataacattataattaaattataattaaacgaaaataaaaaaaataaaaatataattttcttgaaGTTTATTATCTTTAGaataaaattgtatataaaTTTCTTTCAATAAGATAACACTGTAAAGACCATTAAAGATATTATGAGGATAAAAATATAGCTTGtgaaagttatttaaaaatttcttcaaattttttataatttttttcactttcccataaaagaaagaaaagagaatgaaagaagATTTTTGTCTTACATGAATTGATTGCATCCAAATAAAGTAAACAACACAATGGAAGCagcaaaattaaatttcttatacCTTCTTCCTATTTTTTACATGGATTTTTGCCATTGCCATTGACGGTGTGGTGGCGATGGGAGGAATTTTGGAAGAAATGCTATCCAACAAAGATCGAAGAACTTGACTGcgacaaagaagaagaagaacacgATCTTGAGGAGTGTGAGTCTAGGGAAATCGACATTGACGTAGGTGGAGGAGGGTTTCATGCTTTGAATCGTGAATTGAAACCACgatgaggaggaagaagaaggcaATCTTGTTACAGTGGcagtgtttattttaaaaataataataaatatagtggCAGTTTTGTAATGCTATCGATGTCAATTCAACTTGACGGAAGGAACCTGATTGtttgtgtttaaaaaaaattgagaatcaaattaaattatttaaatatttagaaattaaattgaactatttaatataattttgagactaaattgatatttattataaaaaagtaattctAATTAAAGAATCACATTATTAATCAACAATAAATTCTCGTAGAACAAttttaaactaactattaaaaaaattaataaataaaagaatttgaatttttaatttattctagGAAAATAATTCATCAACACCACAACATTAGGTGAGgtctattaaaaaaagaaaaaagaattataactATGTTTAATAAATGACATAATATGACAATCAATATGTTATTGAAAGAGAAATCATCTCTATAATGAACAATTAaacttatcaaatttttttataaagattaattatcaataaaattagtgaataatttatattaaggttatgataaaaaaataattatatggtatcatagaaaaaatgataaaaagaagaagCTATTACGAATTGAGTGTTTGATATATAAACATATCTGTTTCTGTATGATCATTCtttattctaattaattttttataagaagcTTAATatcttaattgaaaatataaatcagGAGGTGGTGGTAATGAAGTGGGCAACGTGGCTATGCTCATTATTGCTCGCAACTTTTGACCCACTACGGCTCTTGTACTTCCATCCAACGTCACTTCCTCATCCGTACGTCATTTCGTTCTTCTCTTTTCACCCATAAATTTGTGCGTACACACTTCATGGACCAAGAAAAATCTTCTATTCCTTCTTCACCCTTTTGTGTATACACTGTATAATCCCCCACAACCCTCATCTTCTTTCAGGATCCagccctctctctcttttcaacTGTTGGAATTTGTTTTCAACTGGCCCAGgggaaaaaaaagtcaaaaaacaagaaaaaaaggggaATATCGTTTTTGACTTTTGTATATATCAAGACAAAATCgagtttttattataaagtgGGGTATTTTACAATTATGAATATGTACCAATTGCAACAGTTTCATATTCAACCCATGATGCAACAGTTTCATATTCAACCCATGATGAAGATGGATAACACGATgaggaagagggagagaagcAAAGCCATGGAGAAAGAGAGGCTTCAAGTGATGGACTTGAGTGGCATGTCCTTGGAGTTTCTTCCCAAACCTTCGCTTGATTTAGCCACCATTTGCAAGTTGGACCTATCTAATAACAATCTCCAGGTACGTCAAAGATAATTTCACTCATATTTTGATTTGTTCAAAATGATTATGAATATTTTGAGAACCCTTATAGATATGGAGTTTAGTATTCATCTTATAAACTCATAATAGCTCTATATCTCTCTATTTATAAAAGggtcaaaattaattaacttttggtTACCACCTTCgctattatctttctttttgccCGACATACAGTGATTACCAAATATTCAATTTTGTGACAAAGGTTCCATTTTCTTTAGTCATgtatatatgaatatatgaaAAAGGATTTCATTGAGAAAAATAGCCTATACTTACCCCCTCAGAGGGAATTCGTTTCTGGTTGTAAGAGATAATCTtaattcacacacacaaaaagtatataatatattttatagcaTATATGAACTAGGATATAATCGAGAATAAGGAAGAGAACTAGAAATGAATAAGTGATCGAGCACCATAAACATGGAATAAGTGCATCCACTTATAATTCATTTATCCCATATCTCTTTTCATTATCATTAGACGGTGCAGTCATAGGAAAGTTTGGAAGGATATTAATGAGTATTTGATTATActataagaaaagaagaatcaatcttctaaaaaaagaagaagaaattaatctttttttcacTCTATGGGTAGATATACGAATTAAACGATAtccttttattaatttgttaaaatccaatttttctTAGAagctatttatatttaaatgttgAAAACCATGATGAGTATATGgtatatattataattgaaaataataagagGGGTTATTTTATCATTCTCCTCCAAatcgattatatatatattaagatttaTGGAGTAttcatcaattttattattttttttaaagaatttgattaattatcaataataaaatatctttttttaatcatatttttctcaTAACATTCTAATTGAGACTTTATTTTAGGAGATGGAACTAGCAAAATTTGGATtatataaatgttttattagatattatatgaatttaatgtgtaaaaaaaaaaactttatactcTGACAGGAAATTCCGGAATCCTTAACGGCTAGACTTCTAAACGTGGAAGTGTTGGACGTGCGTTCCAACCAGCTAAACTCCCTTCCCAATTCCATTGGCTGCCTCTCTAAGCTCAAGGTTTTGAATGTCTCAGGCAACTTCATCGAATCCCTCCCCAAAACCATTGAGAATTGCAGGTTCCTTCATTTTCATCACTTctcttaatttctattttttatgatgatAATTAAATCATGAAATTCTGGCaaattgcatatatatataattgaattaacTTTTCTATTTTGCTAAAAttgaaccttttaattaaaatcacttGATAATTATTCGCACGTgtggtttctttttttctaatctaTCTTCTGCCGGCATATATCAGAATACAGcaaatatgttaattttagCTGTATGTGTGTTACTCTCTTTTAATGTAtgactttgaagaaaaataaattagaatatcttgtacctatttaattaaaaaagtttggTATCGAACAAAGTATATAGCTGGTCAATTCCTGTACGTATATCTGCTCCATTCAAATCTACTATCACAGCTTTTTGTGTCATATTCTATATTCCTAGCTCTAAGTAAACTATAGCAaaagttaatatttaaataGCAATCCCTACTTGTCTGTTTTTTTCCtaagttattattaaaataccgcgataaaaaagacaaaagaaaaaacagacgGAAATTtagatttcttttcttttccaataATATTTCTTTCGTGTGTGTTTCTATGGGTAACCTTATGTAAACGAAATTCTAGTCTCACATATTTCttacaagtttttttaataattaggaGATATAAGAAGGAAAGACTCGAGAGGGAAATatgtgataaaattaattagtgatgtaaaaaaaagattgaaaaaacTATACAATTCATACTACAAAATGTACTGTTTTTACGCAAAACTCACGAAAATCAAACACTGACCATTctacaactattttttataataagaaaaatcatcattttctaCCTGAATTATCAACGGTTCTTCCTCTCGTTCTACGTTATCTGTGACAAAAATGTTTGTGGACAAAACTTTTCcgttcttcattttttattttcgcaCTACGGCATCAAATCCCGCGTACGGTGTACGAAAGTCGCCAAATCCTACATCATGTTTACATTCGAAAGCTTGATAAACCATGGTCTAATGTAGATTATTAAACACATGTAATTTATTGTATGATAGCGAATTATGTAAAGGATGATAGCAACTCATACACTtttcttttgaagaaaaaacaagaaaaataagttaaataataTGGGGAAAATAAGCATCCACAAATTGAGGGCTACAGTCTGTAAAAAGAATTAATCCctcatttttttgaaatatttgccgttattatagttatattttgaattgtatatcaaaatcaaaggtaGGTGCACTCGACTAAAACAAGTTTGAAATATGGCTAGCTCAGGATActtaatttagtttaaattaattGTATGCTAAGAAATTAAATGTTACAAACGAAGAGTGCATGTGACTGAAGGAAAAGGCACCGATTGATGATGACCCTCAACCTTTTGCATTGTCAAAAGTCACcgatcacacaataataataaatctacATAGTACAGGTCTAATGACGGCGACGATATGTAACCACTTAAATAATCTCCATTTAATTATTCTAATTCTTCAATCACCTAAATTATTCCATTCTAATTTCAACATGCCATGCATTAATTGAGCATTTCTAGCTCTTACATCACAAAATCAACATTGTTATTCCTTGCAAATCAAAATGACATGACATGATCAGAAGCGTGCAAGAAACAAATAAGATTAAttgattgtaattaatatagGGGTGATTAATTGTGTTTGTGATTGTGTGTATCAGAATTTATTCATGTTGATTATTACGTGGTTCATTATCTTAACATGCATGCATGTTGCATGCTATGATGAATTTTGACCTAGCAGAGCCTTAGAAGAGCTGAATGCAAACTTCAACAAGCTGAGCAAGCTGCCAGACACAATAGGGTTTGAGCTCATAAACCTAAAGAAGCTCTCAGTGAACTCCAACAAGCTTGTGTTTCTTCCAAGCTCCACTTCACACTTAACAGCTTTGAAGGTTCTTGATGCACGATTGAATTGCCTAAGGGCACTTCCTGAGGACCTTGAGAACCTCATCAACCTAGAGACCCTTAATGTGAGCCAGAACTTCCAGTATTTGGAGACCATCCCTTACTCCATAGGGCTTCTCTGGTCACTTGTTGAACTTGATGTTAGCTACAATAACATCAAGACCTTGCCTGAGTCAATTGGGTGCCTCAAGAATCTCCAGAAGCTGAGTGTTGAAGGGAACCCTCTTACCTGTCCCCCTATGGAGGTGGTGGAACAAGGACTTCATGTGGTGATGGAGTACATGCATCATAAGATTAACTCAAGTGATCAAAACAAAACTAAGAAAAGGTGGTGGATGGGGAAGATTGTGAAATGTGGAACCTTCAATAAACAATTTAGAAATGGGAAACGACCTGAACATGTGGGTTACAACATGCTTAAGCACCAGAATATCAATGGTCTTGCTTCCCCAGGCTTCATGGGGATGCTCTCCCCTCTTCGCCTGTTCTCTCCCCATCGTTCCCCCCGCCATTTCTTCAGTTGAGAAGTGGtagaatatttttgtaaatcatTGTGTCTGGAAGATAAATTATTGCATAATCTAAGACCATTATATATCTATGGTCCTACTGAAATTTTATGTGATATGTAATtgagttttttaatataaaaaaagagtttaaaaactcaattacgtatcatttgaaaattattccAGATTGTCTATGATAATCTTGaattatgtaataatttttcttttgttgaataGTTTGGTTTAATGTGTTGAATTCCAACAATCAAAGGTGCGACAATTATGAATATATGAAATTTCGGGTTAGGTTGTATGCAAAATAATAGCTATAATGTATAATTGAGTTGAAAATGATGGTGAATTTGTCCATTTGTGAAACTTTGAAAGTCTGTCGATGTCAAGTTTCTTCGGAAGATAAATTAATTGCTGTTAACAAGATAAAATGAACTCTAGTCTAGTATCTTTCCGGTTCTTTAATCTTCGTAATTTGTTATTGAAGATTGATTGCTTTAAGGTGATTGCTTGTGCATCCACGCATATCATCGTCCAAATTGGAACGAGAAACTCAAACGCAACATAAATCAAGTAGATGCTGGCATATTTTTACCCGACGGAGGTGACAATTCACATTTCGTACCCATCTGGACAAATATATTGTAAGCCTCGTAAAAATGTAAGGCAGGGAATACGAAGTAGTTTATTGCACAGAATGGTTGTGCTGCAATAGGATTCAGAATATAATCTTTATGGAGAAAGTTAGTATCACTTCCATTGTAAAAAAGAAGTAATATTGTCTAAAATGGTTTGACCATAGCCCACATGTAGAGAAAAGTACCAATGAGGAGGATTGAGCAAAAGATAGATTACTAATGAGAGACCTAGAAAAACTACGatcaaatcattaaaaaaaaggtttagaaGTAAATGGTTTGAGAGATCAGGGAAATGGTTTGAGAGATCAATACCCAAATAGCAGaaagataacttttttttggCGAATATAGCAAAAGATGACTGCCTTAGCAACATATGCTAGTAATAAGCTACTAAAAGCATGCACGCCAGCAGAACAACAAACCAAATCATCATTTCAGATATCCACAAATAAACAGTGCATGCAGATCAACGTTGAGCCACAGCAAGAATTATCAACGAACAAATCTCAGAGATATCTTGAGATGGCGCAAACCAATCTTTAGCAGCCAAATAAATAATGCAACCATGTTCCCTTAATTTTGATCCTCCAGTAACATATATCACGCATTAAAGAGCAAAGTATACAACAGAAGACAGAGTCCACTTGGTatggaaatataaaaaaatcaatatctaTAAAGTGCAAGCAAGCCAAACTTAGGTATGGTTAGACAGATTGCGAACGCACACAGACAGATATATCTGAGGGTGAACAATAATTGAATTACTGATTTCAAGTGAAACCTGAAGTTGATGAAGTTCACACAGTTTATTGGCTGtttatataacatttatttgatctattgaaaaaaaatatatagaaattgCCGTAGTTTACTTATGATTTGATTACAAATCTTAGTTCCAAAGATTTTATCTTCATAGCTCATAATGCATATGTAACCAAAATCTACCTCCCAAGGCTGATAAACTTCATATACATATCAAAACTCTcacaataatcatttttttatatattaagtcATTACCACAAGAACTCAGTAGTCAGTACCCCTGTTTGCCCCTCCCTATGCTGGACCATGTCGAATGTAAGGTAGAGAAAGAAATTTAGTTATGTAACCAAGGGAATCTGCCATGTCACTAAATGCCACATAGGCtggagaaagaaagaagggGGCAAAGACCAAAGCTAATCAAGACCAAAAATTCTTTTGtctgaatattttgttttaaacttttGGGGTTAAAATGGAGATCTAAGGCTTGGCTTGGTATGGGAAGTAGGATAGAACGCTAAAATGGAGGCAAATCAGCCTTAGA includes these proteins:
- the LOC100775711 gene encoding plant intracellular Ras-group-related LRR protein 6 isoform X2 gives rise to the protein MNMYQLQQFHIQPMMQQFHIQPMMKMDNTMRKRERSKAMEKERLQVMDLSGMSLEFLPKPSLDLATICKLDLSNNNLQEIPESLTARLLNVEVLDVRSNQLNSLPNSIGCLSKLKVLNVSGNFIESLPKTIENCRALEELNANFNKLSKLPDTIGFELINLKKLSVNSNKLVFLPSSTSHLTALKVLDARLNCLRALPEDLENLINLETLNVSQNFQYLETIPYSIGLLWSLVELDVSYNNIKTLPESIGCLKNLQKLSVEGNPLTCPPMEVVEQGLHVVMEYMHHKINSSDQNKTKKRWWMGKIVKCGTFNKQFRNGKRPEHVGYNMLKHQNINGLASPGFMGMLSPLRLFSPHRSPRHFFS
- the LOC100775711 gene encoding plant intracellular Ras-group-related LRR protein 6 isoform X1; this translates as MNMYQLQQFHIQPMMKMDNTMRKRERSKAMEKERLQVMDLSGMSLEFLPKPSLDLATICKLDLSNNNLQEIPESLTARLLNVEVLDVRSNQLNSLPNSIGCLSKLKVLNVSGNFIESLPKTIENCRALEELNANFNKLSKLPDTIGFELINLKKLSVNSNKLVFLPSSTSHLTALKVLDARLNCLRALPEDLENLINLETLNVSQNFQYLETIPYSIGLLWSLVELDVSYNNIKTLPESIGCLKNLQKLSVEGNPLTCPPMEVVEQGLHVVMEYMHHKINSSDQNKTKKRWWMGKIVKCGTFNKQFRNGKRPEHVGYNMLKHQNINGLASPGFMGMLSPLRLFSPHRSPRHFFS